The proteins below come from a single Piscinibacter gummiphilus genomic window:
- a CDS encoding HPP family protein: MSSPDFSSSTLFLRLTHWLTDLKPMRMRVNARERWRVVVGAGIGLFLTALASMALSHGSPTIPWLIAPLGASAVLVFGLPASPLAQPWPVVGGNSVSALIGIACTLAWGPTPMTAAVAVALAIAAMFALRCLHPPGGASALLVVLLGTTDPRFALVPVFTHSFALALAGIVYNNATGKRYPHRQGVAAPVPSASHQPVFTEADLDTVLKRYNQVLDVSPDDLQALLAQTELESYRRRLGELRCRDVMSTDLVTVEFGDSLQDAWKLLRERRIKALPVVDKVRRVVGVVTLADFMRHADLDFHHGWVERLRSFITPSPTPYSTKPETVGQIMVRQVRVASADRRLSELVPLFADTGHHHIPIIDDDKRLVGIITQSDVVAALCRSH; this comes from the coding sequence ATGTCCAGCCCCGACTTCAGCTCTTCCACGTTGTTCCTGCGACTCACCCACTGGCTGACCGACCTCAAACCGATGCGGATGCGCGTCAACGCACGCGAGCGGTGGCGCGTGGTCGTCGGCGCCGGCATCGGCCTCTTCCTCACGGCACTGGCCAGCATGGCCCTCTCGCACGGCAGCCCGACCATCCCGTGGCTGATCGCGCCGCTCGGGGCGAGCGCGGTGCTGGTGTTTGGCCTGCCAGCGAGCCCGCTCGCGCAGCCGTGGCCGGTGGTCGGGGGCAACTCGGTGTCGGCGCTCATCGGCATCGCCTGCACGCTCGCATGGGGGCCGACGCCAATGACCGCGGCGGTGGCGGTTGCGCTGGCCATTGCCGCAATGTTCGCCCTGCGCTGCCTGCACCCGCCGGGCGGTGCGAGCGCCCTGCTGGTGGTGCTGCTGGGCACGACCGACCCGCGGTTCGCGCTGGTGCCGGTGTTCACGCATTCCTTCGCGCTCGCCCTGGCCGGCATCGTCTACAACAACGCGACGGGCAAGCGCTACCCGCATCGCCAGGGCGTGGCGGCACCGGTGCCGAGTGCCTCGCACCAGCCGGTCTTCACCGAGGCCGACCTCGACACCGTGCTCAAACGCTACAACCAGGTGCTCGACGTGAGCCCCGACGATCTGCAGGCCCTGCTCGCGCAGACCGAGCTCGAGTCCTACCGCCGCCGCCTGGGCGAACTGCGCTGCCGCGACGTGATGTCGACCGATCTCGTGACCGTGGAATTCGGCGACTCGCTGCAAGACGCCTGGAAGCTGCTGCGCGAGCGCCGCATCAAGGCGCTGCCGGTGGTCGACAAGGTCAGGCGCGTGGTGGGCGTGGTGACACTCGCCGACTTCATGCGCCATGCCGATCTCGACTTCCACCACGGCTGGGTGGAGCGCCTGCGCAGCTTCATCACACCTTCGCCCACGCCCTACTCCACCAAGCCAGAGACGGTGGGCCAGATCATGGTGCGCCAGGTGCGCGTGGCGAGCGCCGACCGGCGCCTGAGCGAGCTCGTGCCGCTCTTTGCCGACACCGGCCACCACCACATTCCCATCATCGACGACGACAAGCGGCTGGTGGGCATCATCACGCAGTCCGACGTGGTGGCGGCCTTGTGCCGCAGCCATTGA
- a CDS encoding VOC family protein — protein sequence METNELHRGRLLDHLQLVVRDLPASQRFYTAVLEVLGIPIGGTGDGYFWADELFVSTAESQAAQGHLTGRHHFAFQAKDRATVDAFHKAALASGGKDNGAPGERPYHPGYYAAFVIDPDGNNVEAVFHGPAKRSAESVKVTF from the coding sequence ATGGAAACCAACGAACTGCACCGCGGCCGCCTTCTCGACCATCTGCAACTCGTCGTGCGCGACCTGCCGGCCAGCCAGCGCTTCTACACGGCCGTGCTCGAAGTGCTGGGCATTCCGATCGGCGGCACTGGCGACGGCTACTTCTGGGCCGACGAGCTCTTCGTCTCCACCGCCGAAAGCCAGGCCGCGCAAGGCCATCTCACGGGCCGCCATCACTTCGCGTTCCAGGCGAAAGACCGCGCCACCGTCGATGCCTTCCACAAGGCCGCGCTGGCCAGCGGCGGCAAGGACAACGGCGCGCCCGGAGAGCGCCCGTACCACCCTGGCTACTACGCGGCCTTCGTGATCGACCCCGACGGCAATAACGTCGAGGCCGTCTTCCACGGCCCGGCCAAGCGCAGTGCTGAATCGGTGAAGGTCACGTTCTAG
- a CDS encoding SRPBCC family protein: protein MTTNTVRLHRVLRTTPERLYRAFVDADALAKWLPPNGFTGKVHEMDARVNGRYTMSFTNFSSGHTHGFTTTFLEMKPGERLAYVAVFDDPGLPGEIKTTVTLMKVSCGTALHVTQEGIPNVIPVDGCMLGWQESLAQLALLVEPDIPG, encoded by the coding sequence ATCACGACCAACACCGTGCGCCTGCACCGCGTGCTGCGCACCACCCCCGAGCGGCTGTACCGCGCCTTCGTCGACGCCGATGCGCTTGCCAAGTGGCTGCCGCCCAACGGGTTCACCGGCAAGGTCCATGAGATGGACGCGCGGGTGAACGGCCGCTACACGATGTCGTTCACCAACTTCTCGTCGGGCCACACCCACGGCTTCACCACCACCTTCCTCGAGATGAAGCCGGGCGAGCGGCTGGCCTACGTGGCGGTGTTCGACGACCCCGGCCTGCCGGGCGAGATCAAGACCACGGTCACGCTGATGAAGGTGAGTTGCGGAACGGCGTTGCACGTCACGCAGGAGGGGATCCCCAACGTGATCCCGGTCGATGGCTGCATGCTGGGCTGGCAGGAGTCGCTCGCGCAACTGGCCCTCTTGGTCGAGCCCGACATCCCGGGCTGA